In Lutra lutra chromosome 6, mLutLut1.2, whole genome shotgun sequence, the following are encoded in one genomic region:
- the GTF2H4 gene encoding general transcription factor IIH subunit 4, which produces MESTPSRGGLNRVHLQCRNLQEFLGGLSPGVLDRLYGHPATCLAVFRELPSLAKNWVMRMLFLEQPLPQAAVALWVKKEFSKAQEESTGLLSGLRIWHTQLLPGGLQGLILNPIFRQNLRIALLGGGKAWSDDTSQLGPDKHARDVPSLDKYAEERWEVVLHFMVGSPSAAVSQDLAQLLSQAGLMKSTEPGEPPCITSAGFQFLLLDTPAQLWYFMLQYLQTAQSRGMDLVEILSFLFQLSFSTLGKDYSVEGMSDSLLNFLQHLREFGLVFQRKRKSRRYYPTRLAINLSSGVSGAGGTAHQPGFIVVETNYRLYAYTESELQIALIALFSEMLYRFPNMVVAQVTRESVQQAIASGITAQQIIHFLRTRAHPVMLKQTPVLPPTITDQIRLWELERDRLRFTEGVLYNQFLSQVDFELLLAHARELGVLVFENSAKRLMVVTPAGHSDVKRFWKRQKHSS; this is translated from the exons ATGGAGAGCACCCCCTCAAGGGGTGGACTGAACCGAGTACACCTACAATGCAGGAATCTGCAGGAATTCCTAGGGGGCCTGAGCCCTGGCGTATTAGATCGATTGTATGGGCATCCTGCCACCTGTTTGGCTGTCTTCAG GGAGCTCCCCTCTTTGGCTAAGAACTGGGTGATGCGGATGCTCTTTCTGGAGCAGCCTTTGCCACAAGCTGCCGTAGCCCTGTGGGTGAAGAAGGAATTCAGCAA AGCTCAAGAGGAAAGCACAGGGCTGCTGAGTGGCCTCCGGATCTGGCACACCCAGCTGCTCCCTGGTGGTCTCCAGGGCCTGATCCTCAACCCCATCTTCCGCCAAAACCTCCGCATTGCCCTTCTGGGTGG GGGCAAGGCCTGGTCTGACGACACAAGTCAGTTGGGTCCCGACAAGCACGCCCGGGATGTTCCCTCACTTGACAAGTATGCCGAGGAGCGATGGGAG GTGGTCCTACACTTCATGGTGGGCTCCCCCAGTGCAGCTGTCAGCCAGGACTTGGCTCAGCTCCTCAGCCAGGCTGGGCTCATGAAGAG CACTGAACCTGGAGAGCCGCCCTGCATTACCTCAGCTGGCTTCCAGTTCCTGTTGCTGGACACCCCTGCCCAGCTGTGGTACTTTATGTTGCAGTATCTGCAGACAGCCCAG AGTCGGGGCATGGACCTAgtggagattctctccttcctcttccagctcAGTTTCTCTACTCTGGGCAAG GATTATTCTGTGGAAGGTATGAGTGATTCTTTGTTGAATTTCCTACAACATCTACGTGAGTTTGGGCTTGTTTTCCAGAGGAAG AGGAAATCTCGGCGTTACTACCCCACACGGCTGGCCATTAATCTCTCATCAGGTGTTTCTGGAGCTGGGGGTACTGCCCATCAGCCAGGCTTCATTGTCGTGGAGACTAATTACCGACTGTATGCCTACACTG AGTCGGAGCTGCAGATTGCCCTCATTGCCCTCTTCTCAGAGATGCTCTATCGATTCCCCAACATGGTGGTGGCACAGGTGACCCGGGAGAGTGTTCAGCAGGCCATTGCCAGTGGCATCACAGCCCAGCAG ATCATCCATTTCCTAAGGACAAGGGCGCACCCAGTGATGCTCAAACAG ACACCTGTGCTGCCGCCCACCATCACAGACCAGATTCGGCTGTGGGAGCTGGAAAGGGACAGACTCCGGTTCACTGAGG GTGTCCTGTATAACCAGTTCCTGTCGCAAGTGGACTTTGAACTACTCCTGGCCCACGCTCGCGAGTTGGGCGTGCTGGTGTTCGAGAACTCTGCCAAGCGGCTGATGGTGGTGACCCCAGCCGGGCACAGCGACGTCAAGCGCTTCTGGAAGCGGCAGAAGCACAGCTCCTGA